A single Anopheles arabiensis isolate DONGOLA chromosome 2, AaraD3, whole genome shotgun sequence DNA region contains:
- the LOC120897047 gene encoding uncharacterized protein LOC120897047, with amino-acid sequence MLQGCRMGRGNSGKAIPNLLYHRWDQASLHGINSSCEGCLKPNLHTHALDRLATRIPDGVSTPNATPVQGSHPFHFIDDRYRHLSAHQMMPLQMNVEAATNKSQIYREHGGFRQEHDGRVTRLHLWTH; translated from the exons ATGTTGCAAGGATGCCGAATGGGCCGTGGCAATTCCGGCAAAGCCATCCCGAATCTCCTGTATCACCGGTGGGACCAAGCTAGCCTTCAtggcatcaacagcagctgtGAGGGCTGCCTGAAACCCAACCTGCATACCCATGCCCTTGACCGCCTTGCTACGCGGATTCCCGATGGCGTTAGTACACCCAATGCAACTCCAGTGCAGGGAAGCCATCCGTTTCACTTCATCGATGACCGATATAGGCACCTTAGTGCACACCAGATG ATGCCGCTGCAGATGAACGTCGAAGCAGCCACAAATAAAAGCCAAATATATCGCGAACACGGTGGTTTTCGTCAGGAACACGATGGCAGGGTCACGAGACTACACTTATGGACACACTAA